A window from Pseudomonas frederiksbergensis encodes these proteins:
- a CDS encoding co-regulatory protein PtrA N-terminal domain-containing protein, giving the protein MKLSTLVMAGLLSVISVAAFAEDGSDRARARWEAFQASQMEAHAEAGQKTLAAQTKYNGSSAADTIEQNQQPDI; this is encoded by the coding sequence ATGAAACTGTCCACCCTTGTCATGGCCGGCCTATTGTCCGTCATCTCTGTCGCCGCCTTTGCCGAAGACGGTTCTGACCGGGCCCGCGCCCGTTGGGAGGCGTTCCAGGCCAGCCAAATGGAGGCCCACGCTGAAGCCGGGCAAAAGACCTTGGCAGCCCAGACCAAATACAACGGTTCTTCTGCAGCAGACACTATCGAACAGAATCAACAGCCCGATATTTGA
- a CDS encoding DUF2790 domain-containing protein codes for MKLFMLGFATLLTSGSVFADTTENSPVIHDKTGFYVSMDIAKVISVTDISGQCGVIPARLDYLDHQGREHVLDYLVQGSCPNEN; via the coding sequence ATGAAGTTATTTATGCTTGGATTTGCTACCTTGCTCACCAGTGGTTCAGTTTTTGCCGATACCACCGAGAACTCACCGGTGATTCACGACAAGACTGGCTTCTATGTTTCTATGGATATCGCAAAAGTCATATCAGTTACCGATATCTCGGGCCAGTGCGGTGTGATTCCCGCACGTCTCGATTACCTGGACCATCAGGGGCGGGAGCATGTATTGGACTATCTGGTTCAAGGGAGTTGCCCGAACGAAAACTGA
- a CDS encoding MBL fold metallo-hydrolase: MKKILRIATALSLAALSCGALAATTSCDKSHSMSIQLLGSGGPISDDARASSGEIVWIDGKSRLLIDAGGGTYLRFGQAHARLEDLNFIGISHFHTDHSVDLPAILKGAYFMASGHTTALVGPDGSDSFPSMTEFFRDTFAAKTGSFAYLEGLHDGSDGLNLKVSPIINVDRHAEKASLVYQDAEVKVYAYGIPHGDVPTLAFRIEGKCGTIVISADQNGSRAGFIDFAKGADILVMPAAIDDDADDTSKFLHATPTVVGKIAAAVNPKMLILNHFMGKSLKNKDSNVEIIKRYYHGPVYAGRDLSRFEMP, translated from the coding sequence GTGAAAAAAATCTTGCGAATCGCCACCGCTCTTAGCTTGGCGGCACTCTCCTGCGGTGCATTGGCCGCTACAACTAGCTGTGACAAATCGCATTCCATGAGCATTCAACTGCTCGGTTCTGGTGGCCCCATCTCTGACGACGCTCGTGCATCATCCGGGGAGATAGTCTGGATTGATGGAAAGTCGCGACTGCTCATTGACGCTGGCGGCGGTACGTACCTGCGCTTTGGTCAGGCGCATGCCCGATTGGAAGACCTGAACTTCATCGGCATTTCGCACTTCCACACGGACCATAGTGTCGACTTACCCGCCATCTTGAAGGGCGCGTATTTTATGGCCTCGGGCCACACAACCGCACTGGTCGGTCCGGATGGATCTGACTCATTCCCGAGCATGACGGAATTCTTCCGTGACACGTTTGCTGCCAAGACGGGCTCATTTGCCTATCTCGAGGGTCTGCATGATGGCAGTGATGGGCTGAATCTGAAGGTCAGCCCGATTATCAACGTGGATCGCCACGCCGAGAAAGCCTCCCTCGTCTATCAAGACGCCGAGGTTAAGGTTTATGCGTACGGCATTCCGCACGGTGATGTGCCGACCCTGGCGTTTCGCATCGAAGGCAAGTGCGGCACGATCGTGATCTCCGCGGATCAGAACGGCAGCCGTGCCGGGTTCATCGACTTTGCCAAGGGCGCTGACATTCTGGTTATGCCGGCTGCCATCGATGACGATGCCGACGACACCTCTAAATTCCTCCATGCAACACCCACGGTCGTTGGCAAGATTGCCGCAGCCGTCAATCCCAAAATGCTCATCCTCAATCACTTCATGGGTAAGTCTTTGAAGAATAAGGATAGCAACGTCGAAATCATCAAACGCTACTACCACGGCCCGGTTTACGCCGGTCGTGATCTGTCGCGCTTCGAAATGCCATGA
- a CDS encoding DUF692 domain-containing protein — MIIQGRGLGLRREFASSLANGPIRNDFDFLEVVPDNWMGLGGESMEQLDAIADKYPLVAHSLSLSIGDAQPLDMNYLSAVKTFLDNYDIAIYSDHVSMSRDSCGYLYELIPVRRTQASLQLMVDKIKAVQDYLSRRIALENISYYYDEEGQMAESEFIARLIDASSCGLLLDVNNAYVNSRNHGFDPHMFIDALPTDAVTYFHVAGHLDNGPQERVLDTHGTDVSAAVLNLGAYAVHRFGEQPIVLERDNNIPSLDELCEELRGIHEAMTGSTGNLQ, encoded by the coding sequence ATGATTATCCAAGGACGAGGGCTTGGGCTCCGACGTGAGTTTGCCTCGTCTCTCGCCAACGGCCCCATCCGGAATGACTTCGACTTTCTGGAAGTCGTACCCGACAACTGGATGGGGTTGGGTGGAGAGAGCATGGAACAACTCGACGCCATCGCGGATAAATATCCACTGGTGGCACATAGCTTGAGCCTGTCCATCGGCGACGCACAACCGCTGGATATGAATTACTTGAGCGCAGTGAAGACCTTCCTGGACAACTACGACATTGCGATTTACAGCGATCACGTCAGCATGTCACGCGATAGCTGCGGCTACCTTTACGAGCTGATTCCGGTACGTCGCACGCAGGCCAGCCTGCAGCTGATGGTCGATAAGATCAAGGCAGTGCAGGATTACCTGTCCCGGCGTATCGCGTTGGAGAACATCTCCTACTACTACGATGAGGAGGGGCAGATGGCCGAGAGCGAATTCATCGCTCGGCTGATCGACGCCTCAAGCTGCGGGCTGCTATTGGATGTCAACAATGCGTATGTGAACTCGCGCAATCACGGATTCGATCCGCACATGTTCATAGATGCATTACCAACGGATGCGGTGACTTACTTTCACGTTGCCGGCCATCTGGATAATGGCCCTCAAGAGCGGGTCCTGGATACCCATGGAACCGACGTTTCGGCCGCCGTGCTTAATCTGGGTGCCTATGCGGTTCATCGGTTCGGCGAGCAGCCCATTGTGCTGGAGCGCGACAACAATATACCCAGCCTTGACGAGCTGTGTGAGGAACTACGCGGCATCCATGAGGCCATGACCGGCTCGACCGGGAACCTGCAATGA
- a CDS encoding putative DNA-binding domain-containing protein translates to MNVRIAADVASEAERRCQAVRRGDLGPYGELVRVNAQELVTTMFPRFTQHRGAERLRQDIDAFYKCFGATRAEFIHLATEFVRFMQPRLPPGIGRPLIEYEWILFDVEVDKTPVPRPDGQEARRPTHVYLNPTVRWLATPFDLHADDQHAAQALLNHDAPYAYAIFRTFDHRVMTQRLSNHDIAELSSFTDGERLISPKESAHWFAHALAHELITSHHE, encoded by the coding sequence ATGAACGTTCGCATCGCAGCAGATGTCGCCAGCGAAGCAGAGCGTCGGTGTCAGGCCGTTCGCCGCGGTGATCTCGGCCCGTATGGCGAGTTGGTCCGGGTGAACGCGCAAGAGCTAGTCACCACGATGTTCCCACGGTTTACCCAACATCGCGGTGCCGAGCGCCTGCGCCAAGATATCGACGCATTCTACAAATGCTTTGGCGCAACGCGGGCCGAATTCATTCACCTCGCGACCGAGTTTGTCCGCTTCATGCAACCGCGCCTACCGCCAGGTATCGGGCGGCCCCTTATCGAGTACGAATGGATTCTGTTTGACGTTGAGGTCGATAAAACCCCAGTCCCCCGCCCCGATGGACAGGAGGCGCGTCGCCCAACCCATGTTTACCTCAACCCCACTGTGCGATGGCTGGCCACTCCCTTTGATCTGCATGCGGACGACCAACATGCGGCGCAGGCGCTGCTAAACCACGATGCGCCTTATGCCTATGCCATCTTTCGCACATTCGACCATAGGGTCATGACGCAAAGGCTTTCAAATCACGACATCGCAGAACTGTCCTCCTTCACAGATGGCGAGCGGCTCATATCGCCAAAAGAGTCAGCACACTGGTTCGCGCACGCGCTTGCGCACGAACTCATTACTTCACACCACGAATAG
- a CDS encoding DoxX family protein, with translation MAKLIALLNRGLERSKKLDFVALLSIRLYLLPTLYEGAHAKVTGFSGLVEWFATPAAQGGLGMPLPTLMATLATGTEVAGLICIALGLFTRIVTIPLAILMTVAGLSVHWSHGWAAIADKSTEASMRLSGLMTWLQQSFPGRFNYVTELGDPIILNNGIEFTVTYAIMIMVLFFYGAGRYVSADHWLAKVFPRWPK, from the coding sequence ATGGCTAAACTGATCGCACTTCTGAATCGCGGCCTCGAAAGGTCCAAAAAGTTGGATTTCGTAGCGCTCCTTTCCATCCGTTTGTATCTGCTGCCGACCCTTTACGAGGGCGCCCACGCCAAAGTTACCGGCTTCAGTGGCCTGGTCGAGTGGTTCGCCACTCCAGCAGCTCAAGGCGGTCTCGGCATGCCTTTGCCCACGCTGATGGCCACGCTTGCTACGGGAACCGAAGTAGCAGGACTCATCTGCATTGCCCTGGGTCTGTTCACCCGCATCGTCACCATTCCGTTGGCGATATTGATGACCGTCGCCGGTCTGTCCGTCCACTGGTCGCACGGCTGGGCCGCGATTGCCGACAAATCCACCGAAGCAAGTATGCGGCTCAGTGGTCTAATGACTTGGCTGCAACAATCCTTTCCGGGCCGCTTCAATTATGTTACGGAATTGGGTGACCCAATAATCCTCAACAACGGCATCGAATTCACGGTGACCTACGCCATCATGATTATGGTGCTGTTCTTCTATGGTGCAGGTCGCTATGTCAGCGCAGACCATTGGCTGGCCAAGGTCTTCCCGCGTTGGCCGAAGTGA
- the tnpB gene encoding IS66 family insertion sequence element accessory protein TnpB (TnpB, as the term is used for proteins encoded by IS66 family insertion elements, is considered an accessory protein, since TnpC, encoded by a neighboring gene, is a DDE family transposase.), with protein sequence MDMRAGIETALARVIAVFGAAKPHCAYLFANRRATRMKVLVHDGFGIWLAARRLNQGKFHWPSIRHGSEIQLDTEQLQALVLGLPWQRVGSGGAITLL encoded by the coding sequence ATGGACATGCGAGCGGGCATCGAAACCGCGTTAGCCAGGGTGATCGCGGTGTTCGGTGCGGCGAAGCCGCACTGTGCTTATCTATTCGCCAACCGTCGCGCCACTCGTATGAAAGTTCTGGTGCATGACGGTTTCGGCATCTGGCTGGCTGCTCGCCGGTTGAACCAAGGCAAGTTCCACTGGCCAAGCATTCGCCATGGCTCTGAAATACAGTTGGATACCGAGCAACTCCAAGCTCTGGTATTGGGCCTGCCATGGCAGCGCGTGGGGTCTGGTGGTGCGATCACACTGCTTTAA
- the tnpA gene encoding IS66-like element accessory protein TnpA, with the protein MQPTRRFYSKSFKAQVIQECVQPGASIASIAFSHSLNANLVHKWIRVHAQKSTALQPAFIPLPMLLAGANSQATSSNICVEIQPPRGTIKVNWPTESAAACATFLRDLLR; encoded by the coding sequence ATGCAGCCAACACGCCGTTTCTATTCCAAATCCTTCAAGGCCCAGGTCATTCAAGAGTGTGTCCAGCCCGGCGCTTCGATTGCCAGCATCGCATTCAGCCATAGCCTCAACGCAAACCTCGTCCACAAATGGATTCGAGTGCACGCGCAGAAAAGCACTGCGCTGCAACCTGCATTTATTCCGTTACCCATGCTGCTGGCCGGAGCAAATTCGCAAGCGACATCGTCGAATATCTGCGTTGAGATCCAGCCCCCGCGCGGCACCATCAAAGTGAACTGGCCAACTGAAAGTGCTGCTGCCTGCGCGACTTTTCTTCGAGATTTGCTGCGATGA
- a CDS encoding LysR family transcriptional regulator: protein MNLHHLLVFHTISKTGSITACAKALHISQPALSRELRKLEERFGLTLFERQPRGMRLTHAGEVLAEYADRLFDIVRTADLAMKELACANIGHLSIAASSTIGTYVLPRVLARFRNNNPGVKVSLFVNNTEQVSQAVADMRYSLGFIEGPLHINGLTATSFRQDDLLPVVAAWHRLADATTIKPRDINDEPLLMREVGSGTRELVAAVLEDLGVQQGSIMEFGNTEAIKQAAIHGGGIAWLPSISITDELANDVLIPLPCAQLTLRRTLSIVRRAAVPDGPAERELLSLLEQ, encoded by the coding sequence ATGAACCTTCATCACCTCTTAGTCTTTCATACGATTAGCAAAACTGGCAGCATTACCGCCTGCGCAAAGGCGTTGCACATCTCGCAACCGGCTTTGTCTCGCGAATTGCGCAAACTGGAGGAGCGATTCGGTCTGACACTGTTTGAACGACAACCACGTGGTATGCGTTTGACGCACGCCGGCGAAGTTCTTGCCGAATATGCCGATCGACTCTTTGATATTGTCAGAACAGCTGACCTGGCGATGAAGGAGCTCGCATGCGCCAACATTGGGCACTTATCCATAGCGGCAAGCAGCACCATCGGTACATATGTATTGCCGCGCGTTCTCGCACGTTTTCGGAATAACAATCCAGGTGTAAAGGTAAGTCTTTTCGTGAATAACACGGAACAGGTATCTCAGGCCGTTGCAGATATGCGCTACTCGTTGGGGTTCATTGAAGGTCCTTTGCATATAAACGGTTTGACCGCGACCAGTTTTCGCCAGGACGATTTGTTGCCGGTAGTAGCTGCATGGCACCGGTTGGCCGATGCTACAACCATTAAACCCCGGGATATCAATGACGAGCCATTACTGATGCGCGAGGTCGGATCGGGAACGCGCGAATTGGTCGCGGCAGTACTCGAAGATCTTGGTGTGCAGCAAGGATCGATCATGGAATTTGGCAACACCGAGGCCATCAAGCAGGCAGCCATTCATGGCGGCGGCATTGCCTGGCTACCCTCCATCAGTATCACCGATGAATTGGCCAATGACGTACTCATCCCTCTACCCTGTGCGCAGCTCACGCTTCGCCGAACGTTGAGTATTGTGCGTCGCGCGGCCGTACCTGATGGGCCGGCCGAGCGCGAATTACTTTCCTTGCTCGAGCAGTAA
- a CDS encoding thiol:disulfide interchange protein DsbA/DsbL has translation MRKFCLALVMPAIFYIPMGMAAPVISLQAGKNYTVTDEPVSQSPKVLEFFSYACPHCRQLDPSITQWAARAGSDVTLTRVPVTFGSKQWEGYAKAFYVGEALDIQVVTNHALFELAHRGGKLETAEEIADFFVGLCIERKVAEQQINSFAVKSRMAQGDKLTQRYKIQAVPSFVVNDKYFTDASMVGSPEAVPAALTQLVKLHD, from the coding sequence ATGCGTAAGTTCTGCTTGGCTTTGGTTATGCCCGCGATATTTTATATTCCAATGGGGATGGCGGCCCCGGTTATTTCATTACAGGCTGGAAAGAATTATACAGTGACGGATGAGCCGGTAAGCCAATCGCCAAAAGTGCTCGAGTTTTTTTCGTATGCCTGTCCTCACTGTCGGCAACTCGATCCGAGCATAACCCAATGGGCTGCCAGGGCTGGAAGCGACGTAACCCTGACTCGTGTCCCTGTCACTTTTGGCAGCAAGCAATGGGAAGGTTATGCAAAAGCCTTTTATGTTGGTGAAGCCCTTGATATTCAAGTCGTCACGAATCATGCGCTATTTGAACTGGCGCATCGCGGCGGGAAGCTGGAGACTGCTGAGGAGATTGCTGACTTTTTTGTTGGGCTCTGCATAGAAAGAAAAGTTGCCGAGCAACAAATCAACTCATTCGCAGTTAAAAGTCGGATGGCTCAAGGCGATAAACTTACCCAGCGCTATAAAATCCAGGCGGTGCCCAGTTTTGTGGTGAATGATAAATACTTCACCGACGCCAGTATGGTGGGTTCCCCAGAGGCAGTGCCTGCCGCTCTCACGCAATTGGTAAAGTTGCACGATTAG
- a CDS encoding c-type cytochrome encodes MKSVFGHIKALLFAFCTFPICAVASPLTIDLPIETISLRPSDLPGYSIAQQKCGICHSADYIEYQPPGFSPKQWTGLARKMKESYGAPLSESEVGQVGEYLAATYSGQPAVESKSAIKTIERVAPIVDNPKVADAKTLLEQNGCLGCHAIDRKIVGPAYHDVAVHYKGDAQAISQIIDRISHGGAGRWGAIPMPPFPGLQPAELKQLADFVLAQ; translated from the coding sequence ATGAAAAGTGTATTTGGACACATCAAAGCGTTGCTGTTCGCATTTTGTACCTTTCCGATTTGCGCAGTAGCTTCTCCATTAACAATTGATTTGCCTATTGAGACTATCAGCCTCCGCCCCTCGGACTTGCCGGGTTACTCCATTGCTCAGCAGAAGTGCGGAATATGTCATTCAGCCGATTATATTGAATATCAACCTCCTGGCTTCAGCCCGAAACAGTGGACAGGGTTGGCCAGAAAAATGAAAGAATCCTATGGCGCCCCACTTTCAGAGAGCGAAGTAGGTCAGGTGGGTGAATACCTGGCTGCTACTTATTCAGGTCAACCTGCTGTCGAGAGTAAATCTGCAATCAAGACCATCGAGCGTGTGGCGCCTATAGTGGATAACCCTAAAGTTGCCGATGCGAAGACGCTTCTGGAGCAGAATGGCTGTCTCGGCTGCCATGCGATTGATCGAAAGATTGTTGGCCCCGCGTACCATGATGTTGCAGTGCACTACAAAGGCGATGCCCAAGCCATTTCACAAATTATTGATCGCATCAGTCACGGTGGCGCTGGACGTTGGGGGGCGATACCTATGCCGCCATTCCCAGGTTTACAGCCGGCCGAGCTGAAACAGTTGGCGGACTTTGTTCTGGCGCAGTGA
- a CDS encoding molybdopterin-dependent oxidoreductase gives MSIDNRNTIKRRVFLQGASLVAAGLAFKPLHSRAAETEAQDFANGTRELVAYPQKRPLMRVTARPPHLETPFSVFNESLLTPNDAFFVRYHLANLPTSIDADNYQLQIKGLVDKPLSLSLAELKALGKTVEVVAVNQCSGNSRGYGSPRVFGAQLGNGSVGNARWTGIPLKAVLEQAGVQAGAKQVTFRGLDHPVLPTTPEFIKALGIDLALSDEPMIAWAMNGTDIPFLNGYPIKLIVPGYFGTYWVKHLSEIEVIDHTFEGYFMEKAYRVPDNDCQCVPPGTVPDKTRPIGKLKVRSFITSLQPGAKVKLNVPITLKGFAFDGGHGIQSVEVSEDGGRNWQLAVLGENLGNYSFRGWTLQWIPREKGKVGLQVRATNGQGEQQPVRALWNPAIYVKNNIETTPVTVV, from the coding sequence ATGTCTATTGATAACAGAAACACTATTAAGCGCCGTGTTTTTCTTCAGGGGGCAAGTCTGGTAGCTGCGGGGCTTGCATTTAAACCGTTGCATAGTCGAGCGGCAGAAACTGAGGCTCAGGACTTTGCCAATGGAACCCGAGAGTTGGTGGCTTATCCGCAGAAAAGACCGCTGATGCGTGTCACGGCTCGTCCACCGCATCTGGAAACACCGTTTTCAGTGTTCAACGAGTCGCTACTGACGCCCAATGACGCTTTTTTTGTTCGCTATCACCTTGCTAATCTTCCTACCTCGATTGATGCGGACAACTATCAACTACAGATCAAAGGCCTAGTGGACAAACCGCTCAGCTTGAGCCTCGCTGAACTCAAGGCGTTGGGAAAGACCGTCGAGGTAGTGGCTGTCAACCAGTGTTCCGGTAACAGCCGAGGTTATGGATCGCCGCGGGTATTTGGTGCGCAGCTGGGTAACGGCTCGGTAGGTAACGCGCGGTGGACGGGCATCCCGTTAAAAGCAGTGCTTGAGCAGGCTGGGGTGCAGGCGGGGGCTAAACAAGTTACCTTTCGCGGTCTGGACCACCCGGTATTGCCGACAACACCAGAGTTCATCAAGGCCCTGGGTATCGATCTGGCGCTAAGCGATGAGCCGATGATTGCCTGGGCCATGAACGGCACCGATATCCCTTTTCTTAATGGCTACCCCATTAAACTGATTGTTCCTGGCTACTTCGGTACTTATTGGGTCAAGCACTTAAGTGAAATTGAGGTCATCGACCATACCTTCGAAGGCTACTTTATGGAAAAAGCCTACCGTGTTCCTGACAATGATTGCCAATGCGTACCGCCAGGAACGGTACCAGACAAAACCCGTCCGATTGGCAAGCTGAAAGTACGATCCTTTATTACCAGTTTGCAGCCTGGCGCCAAGGTGAAGCTTAACGTGCCCATTACCTTGAAAGGCTTTGCATTTGATGGTGGGCACGGCATCCAGTCAGTTGAAGTGTCTGAAGATGGCGGCAGAAATTGGCAGTTGGCTGTATTGGGTGAGAACCTAGGCAATTACTCATTTCGCGGATGGACACTGCAGTGGATACCTCGAGAAAAGGGCAAAGTAGGTTTGCAAGTTCGTGCCACGAACGGGCAGGGCGAACAACAGCCAGTGAGAGCTTTGTGGAACCCGGCTATCTATGTAAAGAACAATATTGAAACCACCCCGGTCACGGTTGTATAG
- a CDS encoding TDT family transporter, with protein MSFKDLATINAGAKPLSHLSRPRDAIRLFTPNWFAATMGTGILALALAQFPLAIPGLRSIAEGLWMFNILLFCTFSALYMARWIMFFDEAKQIFGHSTVSMFFGTIPMGLATIINGLLVFGAPRWGSAVIPLAEALWWIDVVMALACGVLIPYMMFTRQEHSIDQMTAVWLLPVVAAEVAAASGGALAPHLLDTGAQFVMLITSYVLWAYSVPVALSILVILLLRMALHKLPHESMAASSWLSLGPIGTGALGMLVIGSDAPAIFSVQGLQGIGEVAQGIGLISGILFWGLGLWWMAMATLITVRYFKTGVPFNLGWWGFTFPIGVYALTTLKLGAVLHSIFFNIFGGCLVLVLAVLWLIVVSRTIAGAYRGHLFVSPCIASLAK; from the coding sequence ATGTCGTTTAAAGATCTCGCAACTATCAATGCGGGAGCCAAACCCCTTAGCCATTTGAGTCGACCTCGCGATGCGATACGCCTATTCACGCCGAACTGGTTTGCAGCGACCATGGGCACCGGCATTCTTGCCTTGGCCCTGGCTCAGTTTCCTCTAGCCATCCCTGGCTTGAGGTCCATTGCCGAAGGGCTCTGGATGTTCAACATCCTTCTGTTCTGTACCTTCAGTGCCCTGTACATGGCTCGGTGGATCATGTTTTTTGACGAGGCCAAGCAGATCTTCGGGCACTCCACGGTCTCGATGTTCTTCGGCACTATTCCGATGGGGCTTGCGACCATTATCAATGGTCTTTTAGTGTTTGGCGCTCCTCGCTGGGGCTCAGCTGTCATACCGTTGGCTGAGGCCCTATGGTGGATAGATGTGGTCATGGCACTCGCTTGCGGTGTGCTGATTCCTTACATGATGTTCACCCGTCAAGAGCACAGCATCGATCAAATGACGGCCGTCTGGTTGCTGCCAGTTGTCGCGGCGGAAGTCGCGGCCGCAAGTGGTGGGGCGCTGGCTCCGCACCTGCTCGATACCGGCGCGCAATTCGTTATGTTGATTACCAGCTATGTACTGTGGGCCTATTCGGTTCCTGTCGCGCTGAGCATTCTGGTCATCCTGCTGTTGCGCATGGCGTTGCACAAACTTCCCCACGAAAGCATGGCTGCATCCAGCTGGTTATCCCTGGGGCCTATCGGTACGGGTGCGTTGGGCATGCTGGTCATAGGCAGCGACGCTCCCGCGATCTTTTCGGTGCAGGGATTGCAAGGGATTGGCGAGGTTGCTCAAGGCATTGGCCTGATTTCCGGCATTCTTTTCTGGGGCCTGGGGTTGTGGTGGATGGCAATGGCCACCCTCATCACGGTCCGTTACTTTAAGACGGGTGTTCCTTTTAACCTGGGGTGGTGGGGGTTCACTTTTCCTATCGGCGTCTATGCCCTCACGACTCTCAAGTTAGGCGCTGTTCTCCATTCCATCTTTTTCAATATTTTTGGCGGATGCTTGGTGTTGGTGTTGGCGGTCCTGTGGTTGATCGTGGTTTCCAGGACAATTGCTGGTGCGTATCGAGGACATCTTTTCGTCTCGCCATGCATCGCTTCTTTGGCTAAATAG
- a CDS encoding DUF2474 domain-containing protein gives MDSKTIVEPAEHKPLLRQKLGWMLVIYVGSVAALGVFAMLIRLFMQAAGMKSH, from the coding sequence ATGGACAGTAAGACAATTGTTGAACCGGCCGAGCATAAGCCACTACTGCGGCAGAAGTTGGGCTGGATGCTGGTGATTTATGTGGGCAGTGTGGCGGCACTGGGTGTGTTTGCCATGCTGATCCGACTGTTCATGCAGGCGGCGGGGATGAAGTCGCACTGA
- the cydB gene encoding cytochrome d ubiquinol oxidase subunit II gives MGIDLPLIWAVVIIFGIMMYVIMDGFDLGIGILFPFIPGKTDRDVMMNTVAPIWDGNETWLVLGGAALLGAFPLAYSVVLSALYLPLILMLFGLIFRGVAFEFRFKAKEHKRHIWDKAFIGGSLVATFFQGVALGAFIDGIPVVNRQFAGGELDWLTPFSLFCGVALIVAYALLGCTWLIMKTEGKLQELMHNLARPLVLVLLAVIAIVSIWTPLTHPEIAARWFTLPNLFWFLPVPILVLVTTWCLLKAVARNAHYTPFLLTLLLVFLGYSGLGISLWPNIVPPSISIWEAAAPPQSQGFLLLGTLFTIPFILGYSFWSYYVFRGKVTHEDGYH, from the coding sequence ATGGGTATTGATCTTCCATTGATTTGGGCCGTGGTCATCATTTTCGGCATCATGATGTACGTGATCATGGACGGCTTCGACCTGGGGATTGGCATTCTCTTTCCGTTCATTCCGGGCAAGACCGATCGTGACGTGATGATGAACACAGTCGCCCCCATCTGGGATGGTAACGAGACCTGGCTCGTACTGGGTGGTGCGGCGCTGCTCGGTGCCTTCCCGTTGGCTTACTCGGTGGTGTTGTCGGCGTTATATCTGCCGCTGATTCTGATGCTGTTCGGGCTCATATTCCGGGGCGTGGCCTTTGAGTTCCGCTTCAAGGCCAAAGAACATAAACGTCATATCTGGGACAAAGCTTTTATCGGTGGTTCGCTGGTCGCCACATTCTTCCAGGGCGTGGCGCTGGGGGCGTTCATCGATGGTATACCGGTGGTCAATCGACAGTTCGCTGGTGGTGAGCTGGACTGGTTGACACCCTTCAGCCTGTTCTGTGGCGTGGCCTTGATCGTTGCGTATGCCTTGCTGGGTTGTACCTGGCTGATCATGAAAACCGAAGGCAAGTTGCAAGAACTGATGCATAACCTGGCTCGGCCGCTGGTTCTCGTGCTGCTGGCGGTAATTGCTATCGTCAGTATCTGGACGCCACTGACCCATCCCGAAATTGCCGCTCGCTGGTTCACCCTGCCGAACCTGTTCTGGTTCCTGCCGGTGCCGATCCTGGTGCTGGTCACAACCTGGTGCCTGCTCAAGGCGGTGGCGCGTAACGCACACTACACGCCGTTCCTGCTGACCCTACTGCTGGTATTCCTCGGCTACAGCGGTTTGGGCATCAGTCTGTGGCCGAACATCGTGCCACCGTCCATTTCAATTTGGGAGGCTGCTGCCCCACCGCAAAGCCAGGGCTTTCTCCTGCTGGGTACCTTGTTCACTATCCCGTTCATCTTGGGTTACAGCTTCTGGAGCTATTACGTGTTCCGCGGCAAGGTCACCCACGAAGACGGTTACCACTAG